From Gammaproteobacteria bacterium:
CTTCCTTTTCTCAGCGACTTGTCACGCGTGATCACCGGGGACTGTGAGATCGACTTTCTCTTGCTGAACCGCTTTGGCGAAGGAGGCCGAGCTCGCGTTGCAATGGACACGGAGATTTCGCTCGAACACCGCGACGTGCTCATCGTCGAAGACATCGTGGACACCGGGCTTTCCCTCACATTTCTACGACGGTTGCTCTCCACGAGAGACGTGGCGAGCTTGCGCACCGTTGCGTTGTTGGACAAGGCACCCCGCCGGATCGTCGATGTCCCCGTCGAGTATCGAGGGTTCGAGGTGGGAGACGAGTTCCTGCTCGGCTACGGCCTCGACTGGGAGGGACACTATCGCAATCTCCGCTCGATCTGGGCCGTACTGGACCTCGCGAGGTTTCAGGAAGAGCCGGGCCTGCTCGCGAAATACGCGTTTGGCCGGTGATAGGCTTGGGCTGTGAATGACGCTATCCCAGTGGAACTGATCGGAGTACGTCTCCAACTGCCGACCAACCAGCCGGTCGTGCTTCTGCGCGAGACCGCCGGCACCCGATTCTTGCCGATATGGATCGGGGCCGTCGAAGCGACAGCCATTGCTTACGCCGTAGAGGGCCTGGTCCCTCAGCGTCCACTGACACACGACCTCTTGAAGTTGGTCGCGGAGGCTCTTGGTGGAACGGTCGTAAGGATCGTGATCACCGAATTGCGTGATGCCGTGTTCTACGCCGACCTCGTCTTCGATCGAGACGGCGAAGAGGTGCACATCTCGGCTCGGCCTTCCGACGCCATCGCTCTGGCGGCGAGAACCAGCGCGCCGATCTTCGCTTCTGCAGAAGTCATCGACGATGCCGGGATCGAGATTCGCGACGAGGACGAGGAGTCCGAGATCGAGAAATTCCGGGAGTTTCTCGACGAAGTGACCCCTGAGGATTTTGTCCCGCACGAAGGGCCTCCCGGGGAATGACGAGTACCGCCAGGATCCGCATCGGGGCAGCGATCCTCATTGCGGTGGTCGTGCTGGGAACCCTCGGATTCATCATCCTGGAACATGCAGGTTTCCTCGAAGCCCTCTACATGGTCGTGATCACGATCTCAACCGTGGGATTCAGGGAAGTGGTACCGCTCTCGGTGACAGGACGTGTCCTCACCATGGCATTGATCATCGTGGGCGTCGGGACGTTGTTCTTCACCGCGGCTGCCGCCCTGGAAATGGCAGTCGAGAACATCTCGGAACGGAGGCGAGCACAGATGGAGTACAAAACCAGGCGTCTGACGGATCACACGATCATTTGCGGCTGGGGGCGGGTCGGCAGGGGAGTATGGGAGATCCTCCAGGAGCGCAAGCTCCCATGCGTGGTCATCGAGCGGGACCGATCGGTGGCCGATCGTGCCCGAGAGGCGGGCGCCCTGGTCGTTGAGGGTAACGCCACCTACGACGAGACTCTGGAACTCGCCGGCATCCAGAAGGCCAAGGCCCTCGTCGCCGCCGTGAATTCCGATTCCGACAACCTGGTCATCGTCCTATCGTCCAAAGCTCTCCAATCCGGTCTGATGGTGGTTGCCCGGGCCTCGGACATGGAAGCCGAGCACAAGTTGCTCCTTGCCGGAGCCGACCGGGCGGTCTCCCCCCAGAGCGTCGGGGCCCGGAGGTTGGCTTCCCTCGTGATCCAGCCCGAACTGGCGGACTTCATCGATCTCGTCGCGCGCAAAGGGCCCGTTGAGTATCGCGTCCAACGCGTCCCGATTCACGAGGGATCAAGAGTTGTCGGCAAGAGCCTCAAGGATGCCGCTATTCGCGAACGGTCCGGCGCGATGGTTCTGGCGGTGGAGCGTGCCGTAACCGGCGAACTCCATTTCAATCCCGACCCCGATCTCGTCCTCGCAGCCGGAGACGTCCTCATCGGTGTCGGCGTTCCCGGTCAGCTCGAACGTCTCGTAGATGCGTGTGGAAGGTAGGGCACCTTCCACTCCGTAAGGCTCGCATCGCTGCACTACCGCGATATGAAAACGACAACCCAATGCGGAGCACGATGGGGCAAGGTCCAGTCGAGTTATCCACAGAGGTTGTTGACAAGTCGCCTGTCTCGCCGGTAACTTGAGTATCCGAATTACGAGCGTGTAACCTGCTACCAAGGAGCGAGACCGTGGGCGAACAGGGATTCAGAGCACCGCAAGTATGCCGCCTCGTCGGTATCACGTACCGGCAACTCGACTATTGGGCGCGCACCGGCCTGCTGCAGCCGTCGCTGAAAACCGCTCGAGGCTCCGGATCACAACGCCTCTACGCATTCGGCGACGTCGTACAGCTCAAGGTGGTCAAGCGCCTCCTCGACGCAGGCATGAGCCTCAAGAAGATCCGCCAGGCGATCGGGATTCTCCGTGTCCAGCTGCAGTCTGCTCGTCCGCTGGTGGACGTCACATTGCTCTCGGATGGACAGACCATCTACGCGGCGCACAGCTCACAGGAAGTCGTCGACGTGTTCCGGCGCGGCCAGGGTGTGTTCGGCATCGCCGTCGGCCCCGTTCAGAAAGAGCTGGAAGGTGAGATCCATGCTCTGTGGGCCGAGGAAGAGGAAGCCGCTCAGGCCAAGGAGGTAGGCGTCTGAACGAAGACGCTACGTTCGAGAATGGGCGCGCCGATCAGGTGACGTTTGCCCACAACAGCGAACGCCAGTTCGCACGACTGCTCGACTTCTACGGGATCGACTGGGAGTATGAACCGCGCGCCTTTCCTATCTCGTGGGACGAGAACGGCACGGCAACGGGCTTCTTTGCCCCCGACTTCTACCTGCCGGCAGAAGACGTGTTCATCGAGATCACCACTATGAACCAGCGCCTCGTGACCCGAAAGAACCGGAAAGTCCGACGGCTGAGGGATTTGTACCCGGACGTGACCTGCAAGATCTTCTACCAGCGGGACTACCTGCACCTCCTCGTGAAGTACGGCCTGGACGAACCCGACCAGCTCGAAGGACTCGCAACACCGACACGAATCCCGGGCCCACCGGACGTGAACGTCGTCGAGGACGCTTCCGCCGGTTGATTCAGCGAGCATGAGGCCCCAGCGGCGATGTCTAAGCTGAGCAGCACAATGACGAGCCGGAAGGAGCCGCGCTGATGCCACGTTCCCCGCTGCATGCCGAACACGTCCGCCTCGGCGCCAGATTCGTCGATTTCGCAAGCTGGGAGATGCCCATTCAGTACGACAGTGTGCTGAGCGAGCACCAGGTCGTTCGAAAAGCGGCCGGCGTGTTCGACGTCTCCCACCTCGGCAGGTTCCTCGTCGAGGGAAACGGCAGCACGAACCTGCTCCGCAGCCTTCTCTGTAACGACATCATCAACGTCGATCCCGGTGCGGCGCAGTACACGATGTCTCTCAATGAAGCGGGCGGTGTACTCGACGACATCATCGTGTGGCGCTGGTCCGACGAGCGGTATTGGGTCATCCCCAACGGCGCGAATGATGACGGGATCCGGGCGAGGTTTCGTGCAGCGGCGCCCTCGAGCGTGACCATCGAGTCGATACGCGAGGACACCGTTCTCGTCGCTCTTCAAGGGCCCGACTCACCCCGCGTCTTCAAGGAGATCTTCGGCCTCGTCCCCGATCACTTCCGGGTCACCACAGGTGAATTCCGGGGCACGCCGGTACAGATCGCCGGCACCGGCTACACGGGGGAGCGCGGTGGTGAGATCGCGATCACCCGAGGCGCAGGTGTCGCCATGTTTCACGCATTGCTGAATGCCGGTGCCGCACCATGCGGGCTCGGAGCGCGCGACACCTTGAGGCTGGAGATGGGCTATCCCCTGTGGGGACAGGACCTCGACGAATCGACCACACCCCTGGAGGCAGGACTGCGCTGGGTCGTCAAGTGGGACCACGAATTCGTAGGCAAGGCCGCCCTCCAACGCCAGATGGAGCAGGGCCTGCCCAAACGCCAGGTTGCGTTTGTGATGGACGGTCGGCAGATCGCCCGACACGGATATCCGATGCGTGCGGGAGCTTCGTCCGGAACGGTCACCAGTGGCAACTTCAGCCCGGTGCTCGGGCGGGGGATAGGGCTCGGATACTTGAGCCCGCCCGCGGAGCCAGATGCGACTATCGAAGTCCAGATCCGCGGGAAGTGGGTCTCCGCCCACCGGGCAAAGTTGCCGTTCATCGGGAGGCGATAACCCATGGATTTCACTCCACACACGGAACAGGACATAGCGATGATGCTCGAGTGCCTCGGACTTCGGGACGTCGACGATCTCTTCGCTCATCTGCCGATCAGCGTGCTCGTCGATCGTTCTCCAAGGGTCGGGGAAGGCGTCTCCGAGGCGGAATTGCAGCACATGTTCGCCGCCTGGGCCCGGTCGAATCGCTCCGACCTCGTCTGTTTCGCCGGTGGCGGCTACTACGACCACTACGTGTCACCTACGGTGAAGGCACTCACGTCTCGTCCGGAGTTTGTCACCGCCTACACGCCATACCAGGCGGAAGTGTCCCAAGGCATGCTCCAGATCCTGTACGAATACCAGTCGATGGTGTGCGGTATCACGGAGATGGACATCACGAATGCCTCCATGTACGACGGTGCGACCGCCGCCGCGGAGGCCGTGAATGCGGCGATCTTGGCGACCCGGCGCTCTGCCGTCTGGGTTTCGTTGGGGGTGAGTCCGCGGATTCGCGAAACGATCCGCACCCTGGCGACGGCGAGAGACATCGAGATGGTCGAACATCCGCTTGTCGGTGGGAGAACCGTCTGGGCAACAGATGCCGGACCGGAACCCGCCGCCGTGCTGTGGGCCCAGCCCAACTACCTTGGCGTGGTTGAGGACTACGACGACGCCGTGGCCACGGCACGACAGCATGGCGCCCTTGCGGTCGTCTCCTATGACCCCATGACGCTCGGCGTACTCCGAAGCCCCGGATCCGCTGGGGTCGACATCGCCGTCGGCGAAGGTCAGGCGCTCGGCAGCTCACTGTCCTTCGGAGGACCCGGCCTCGGACTCTTCTCCATCACGACCAAGCACATGCGGCGCATGCCGGGTCGGATCATCGGACGGACCGTCGATCGTGACGGTGCAACCGCCTATGTGATGACATTGCGTGCCAGGGAACAGGATATTCGAAGAGCCAAGGCGTCCTCCAACATCTGTTCGAACGAGGCGCTCAACGCGGTCGCGGCCGCCGTGCAGCTCGGATGGCTCGGCCCAAATGGCTTGGCCGAGGTCGGAGAGCAATCGGCACAGAAAGCGCACTATCTGGCAGAACGTCTCGAGCAGATCCCCGGTGTCCAGCGCGCCAACGAGGCACCGTTCGTACGCGAGTTCGCCGTCCTTCTCCCCATGGAACCTGAGATCGTGATCGAGGCGATGATCGATCGCGGCTACCTGGCGGGAATCGCCCTTTCGAAGGACTATCCGGATCTTCCCGGTGGGTTACTCATCGCCGTCACCGAACGCAGGAGCAGAGAAGAACTCGACGGATACGCGGACGCCATGAAGGAGGTGCTCGCGAATGGCTGAACCCGCAGGACGCGCATCATCCTCGCCGCTCCTGGGCGGCGCCACCGAGCCGACACTCGCAGAATTCTCCAGTCCCGGAAGGAAGGCGTGGTCTCTCCCGCCCCTCGACGTACCGAAGTCGCCGCTGGATCTCGTGGAGGGACGCGATGGTCTCGTCGATCTCCCGGAGGTGTCCGAGCACGACCTGGTGATGCATGTCACCCGCCTGGCACACCGCAACTTCGCCGTCGACCTCGGTGCATACCCCCTCGGCTCCTGCACCATGAAGTACAACCCGAAGATCGCCGATTGGGTTGCCGATCTCCCAGAGTTTGGGACTCTGCATCCGGACACTCCGCCCTACGCAGCGCAAGGGACGATGGAGGTGCTGGTGGAAGCCGAGCGTATCCTCTGCGAGCTCACCGGCATGTTTCGTGCGACCTTCCAGCCTGCCGCCGGAGCCGCAGGAGAACTCACGGGCATGATGATCACTCGTGCGTACCACGCTGCCAACGGGAATCCGCGCAGTGTCATGCTGGTCCCTGACTCCGCACACGGTACGAACCCGGCGTCGGCCGCGCTGAGCGGCTACGAGGTCAAAGAAGTGCCATCGAATGAGCACGGAATGGTCGACCTCGACACACTCCGTGCAGTCCTGAACGACGAGGTTGCCGGCTTGATGCTGACCAACCCGAACACGCTCGGGCTGTTTGAAGTGGAGATCCTGGATATCGCCGATGCCGTGCATGAGGTGGGAGGCCTCCTCTACTACGACGGAGCCAACCTGAATGCGATCCTCGGAGTGTCCAGACCGGGTGACATGGGGTTCGACATCGTCCACTCCAATCTGCACAAGACCTTCGGGACTCCCCATGGGGGTGGTGGACCGGGATCCGGCCCCGTGGCGGTTTCGAGGGAACTTGCTCCTTTCCTGCCAGGACCGCTGCCGGTACGCGACGACGAAGGCCTCCTCCGATGGGGAATGCCTGCGCGCTCGATCGGCAGGGTGCATGGTCGGCACGGGAATTTCGGCGTGGTGCTGCGCGCCGTCGCCTACATGCGTGCGCTGGGAGGAGCAGGCCTCCGGCGAGTCGCAGAGCGGTCCGTGCTGAACGCCCGGTATCTCGCCTACCTCCTGAGCGACCGTTTCGAGATTCCGTACCCGGCGCCGTGTATGCACGAGTTCGTTGCCTCCGCCCATCGGATCAAAACCGAAACGGGCGTACACACCATGGACATCGTCAAGGCCCTCCTCGATGAGGGATTCCATGCTCCAACGATGTACTTCCCGCTGATCGTTCACGAGGCGCTCATGTTCGAGCCGACCGAGACGCAGTCGAGGGAGACTTTGGAGGCATTGGCTGCCGCGATGAACGCGATCGGCGAGAAGGCGTACACGGATCCCACAGCCGTCAAGGACGCTCCCATTCTGACGCCTGTCCATCGGCCCGACGACGCCCTTGCCGCCCGTCATCTGAATGTCAGCTGGTTCATGGAGGAGTAGGTCATGGAAGAGAGAACGGCGAGAGACGGAACGATGATCGCCATACGGCGATGGGCGGTACCAAGCCCGAAGGCGGCGATGCTCATCGTTCACGGACTTGGCGAACACAGCGGACGGTACGACCACGTTGCCCGGTTTTTCAACGGAAGGGGTATCGACGTAACCGCCTTCGACCTGCGAGGACATGGTCTGTCCGGTGGGCGACGAGGCTACGTCGGACGCTGGAGCGACTACCTGGACGATCTCGAAGACAGGCTGTTGGAGACGCAATCCATCGGAGCTCCCGTCGTGCTCTACGGACACTCGCTCGGAGGACTGATTGCCGCGTCGTATGTCACGTCGGATCGTCCGCAGCCGGACGCTCTCATAGCGAGCGCACCCGGCCTCGAAGACAACCTGAAACCGATACTGCATGTGCTCCCGAAGATCCTCGGTCCGTTACTGCCCACGCTCGCCGTGGCGACGGGGATCACCGCGGATCAACTGTCGCGAGACCCGGCAGTCGGAGAGGCCTACTTCGCCGATCCGCTGGTCCTGACAAAGGCCACGCTTCGACTCGCAGCGGAGGCACTGCAGGCCCAAGTTGCGACAATCGGTCAACTGGCGAAGATCTCGCTCCCGACGCTGACGATTCACGGATCCGAAGACTCACTCGTCCCTCCGTCGGCGAGTGCACTCTTGGAGCCCCACGCGAAGCGTATCCTGTACGAAGGGCTTCGCCATGAGTGCCACAACGAGCCCGAGCAGGCCAAGGTCCTGAACGACATCGCCACCTGGGTTGAGGAACAGGTTCAGGCGTAGGCACTCCGGATTCGCTCCTCCAGAATCCTGTGCTTGAGGGGAAGCGGAGCGAACGCCGCCATCATCGCGTTTTCGGTCACCTTCAACAGGTCGGAACGTTCGAATCCATGATGCTCCACGACAAAGCGGAACTCGCTGGACAGCGAGGTCCTGCTCATCAGCCGATTGTCGGTATTGAGTGTGATCGTGAAGCCCGCTCTGTGAAGCGCTCCCACCGGATGGGTACGTGCAGACCAGCCGCCTGTGTGCAGGTTGGAGGAAGGACACACTTCGAGAGGAACCCGAAAGTCGCGGACATACGCGGCAAGATCTCCAAGCTCGACGATGTCGGTGCCGTCGAGCGTGCAGTCATCGATGATGTGCACACCGTGGCCAACGCGATGTGCCCCGCAGCGTTGGAGGGCCGTCCAGATGCTGTGGGGACCGTCCACCTCTCCTGCATGGATGGTCAGGCCCATGTTGGCGCCCCGTACGATCCTGGTGGCGACCAAATGACGGTCGGCTGGAACGTCGAGTTCGGAACCCGCGAGATCGAAGCCGACCACGCCGAGATGTGAGTACGCCGATGCAAGCCGCGCCACGAGAGGAGAGTCGTCGCGCTCACGCATCGCATCCAGGATCAGGCCCACGAACATTCCGGTCTCCGCGGATCCCTGGTTGAGGCCGGCAAGCGCGGCTTCGACCACCTCCTCCGGACTGAGGCCTAGCTCTGTGTGGTTGGTCGGGGCAAACCGGAACTCTCCATACACCACTCCGTCCGATGCAGTATCCAGGACTGCCTCATAGGCCACGCGCTGCAGAGCTTCTGCAGTCTGCATGACACCGATCGTGTGCCGGAACGACTCGAGATATCTGGCCAGAGAA
This genomic window contains:
- a CDS encoding alpha/beta fold hydrolase, yielding MEERTARDGTMIAIRRWAVPSPKAAMLIVHGLGEHSGRYDHVARFFNGRGIDVTAFDLRGHGLSGGRRGYVGRWSDYLDDLEDRLLETQSIGAPVVLYGHSLGGLIAASYVTSDRPQPDALIASAPGLEDNLKPILHVLPKILGPLLPTLAVATGITADQLSRDPAVGEAYFADPLVLTKATLRLAAEALQAQVATIGQLAKISLPTLTIHGSEDSLVPPSASALLEPHAKRILYEGLRHECHNEPEQAKVLNDIATWVEEQVQA
- a CDS encoding potassium channel protein; the encoded protein is MTSTARIRIGAAILIAVVVLGTLGFIILEHAGFLEALYMVVITISTVGFREVVPLSVTGRVLTMALIIVGVGTLFFTAAAALEMAVENISERRRAQMEYKTRRLTDHTIICGWGRVGRGVWEILQERKLPCVVIERDRSVADRAREAGALVVEGNATYDETLELAGIQKAKALVAAVNSDSDNLVIVLSSKALQSGLMVVARASDMEAEHKLLLAGADRAVSPQSVGARRLASLVIQPELADFIDLVARKGPVEYRVQRVPIHEGSRVVGKSLKDAAIRERSGAMVLAVERAVTGELHFNPDPDLVLAAGDVLIGVGVPGQLERLVDACGR
- a CDS encoding MerR family transcriptional regulator → MLPRSETVGEQGFRAPQVCRLVGITYRQLDYWARTGLLQPSLKTARGSGSQRLYAFGDVVQLKVVKRLLDAGMSLKKIRQAIGILRVQLQSARPLVDVTLLSDGQTIYAAHSSQEVVDVFRRGQGVFGIAVGPVQKELEGEIHALWAEEEEAAQAKEVGV
- a CDS encoding adenosine deaminase, with protein sequence MLVNTLPKVLLHDHLDGGLRIETILDLAEAQGYGFLPETDERDLAAWFYQGESGSLARYLESFRHTIGVMQTAEALQRVAYEAVLDTASDGVVYGEFRFAPTNHTELGLSPEEVVEAALAGLNQGSAETGMFVGLILDAMRERDDSPLVARLASAYSHLGVVGFDLAGSELDVPADRHLVATRIVRGANMGLTIHAGEVDGPHSIWTALQRCGAHRVGHGVHIIDDCTLDGTDIVELGDLAAYVRDFRVPLEVCPSSNLHTGGWSARTHPVGALHRAGFTITLNTDNRLMSRTSLSSEFRFVVEHHGFERSDLLKVTENAMMAAFAPLPLKHRILEERIRSAYA
- the gcvT gene encoding glycine cleavage system aminomethyltransferase GcvT, with amino-acid sequence MPRSPLHAEHVRLGARFVDFASWEMPIQYDSVLSEHQVVRKAAGVFDVSHLGRFLVEGNGSTNLLRSLLCNDIINVDPGAAQYTMSLNEAGGVLDDIIVWRWSDERYWVIPNGANDDGIRARFRAAAPSSVTIESIREDTVLVALQGPDSPRVFKEIFGLVPDHFRVTTGEFRGTPVQIAGTGYTGERGGEIAITRGAGVAMFHALLNAGAAPCGLGARDTLRLEMGYPLWGQDLDESTTPLEAGLRWVVKWDHEFVGKAALQRQMEQGLPKRQVAFVMDGRQIARHGYPMRAGASSGTVTSGNFSPVLGRGIGLGYLSPPAEPDATIEVQIRGKWVSAHRAKLPFIGRR
- a CDS encoding aminomethyl-transferring glycine dehydrogenase subunit GcvPA, with the protein product MDFTPHTEQDIAMMLECLGLRDVDDLFAHLPISVLVDRSPRVGEGVSEAELQHMFAAWARSNRSDLVCFAGGGYYDHYVSPTVKALTSRPEFVTAYTPYQAEVSQGMLQILYEYQSMVCGITEMDITNASMYDGATAAAEAVNAAILATRRSAVWVSLGVSPRIRETIRTLATARDIEMVEHPLVGGRTVWATDAGPEPAAVLWAQPNYLGVVEDYDDAVATARQHGALAVVSYDPMTLGVLRSPGSAGVDIAVGEGQALGSSLSFGGPGLGLFSITTKHMRRMPGRIIGRTVDRDGATAYVMTLRAREQDIRRAKASSNICSNEALNAVAAAVQLGWLGPNGLAEVGEQSAQKAHYLAERLEQIPGVQRANEAPFVREFAVLLPMEPEIVIEAMIDRGYLAGIALSKDYPDLPGGLLIAVTERRSREELDGYADAMKEVLANG
- a CDS encoding hypoxanthine phosphoribosyltransferase, which gives rise to MAETVVEVINEQELGERIGVLGELISADYAHTVPVLVGVLAGSLPFLSDLSRVITGDCEIDFLLLNRFGEGGRARVAMDTEISLEHRDVLIVEDIVDTGLSLTFLRRLLSTRDVASLRTVALLDKAPRRIVDVPVEYRGFEVGDEFLLGYGLDWEGHYRNLRSIWAVLDLARFQEEPGLLAKYAFGR
- a CDS encoding aminotransferase class V-fold PLP-dependent enzyme — its product is MAEPAGRASSSPLLGGATEPTLAEFSSPGRKAWSLPPLDVPKSPLDLVEGRDGLVDLPEVSEHDLVMHVTRLAHRNFAVDLGAYPLGSCTMKYNPKIADWVADLPEFGTLHPDTPPYAAQGTMEVLVEAERILCELTGMFRATFQPAAGAAGELTGMMITRAYHAANGNPRSVMLVPDSAHGTNPASAALSGYEVKEVPSNEHGMVDLDTLRAVLNDEVAGLMLTNPNTLGLFEVEILDIADAVHEVGGLLYYDGANLNAILGVSRPGDMGFDIVHSNLHKTFGTPHGGGGPGSGPVAVSRELAPFLPGPLPVRDDEGLLRWGMPARSIGRVHGRHGNFGVVLRAVAYMRALGGAGLRRVAERSVLNARYLAYLLSDRFEIPYPAPCMHEFVASAHRIKTETGVHTMDIVKALLDEGFHAPTMYFPLIVHEALMFEPTETQSRETLEALAAAMNAIGEKAYTDPTAVKDAPILTPVHRPDDALAARHLNVSWFMEE
- a CDS encoding bifunctional nuclease family protein, which encodes MNDAIPVELIGVRLQLPTNQPVVLLRETAGTRFLPIWIGAVEATAIAYAVEGLVPQRPLTHDLLKLVAEALGGTVVRIVITELRDAVFYADLVFDRDGEEVHISARPSDAIALAARTSAPIFASAEVIDDAGIEIRDEDEESEIEKFREFLDEVTPEDFVPHEGPPGE